In one Pseudomonadota bacterium genomic region, the following are encoded:
- a CDS encoding MoxR family ATPase, which translates to MTSSVEQQVKIFQDRFSQVVDEVSKVIVGNEDVISNVMTCLLVRGHVLLEGIPGIGKTKIVQTLSDATDLGFSRIQFTPDLMPGDIIGANVVRETDSGKKSFEFQRGPVFTNILLADEINRATPKTQSALLEAMQENSVSAGGATHKLDQPFFVLATQNPIEMEGTYPLPEAQMDRFLFKLRLDFPKAADLLTIVERTTQQDELTASHVLSKAEILEMRETARAVPVAEPVMRYAIALALATHPESTEGHDLAKQYVRFGSSPRGVQSLILGAKVNALLNDRFYVSIDDVKAVVMPALRHRVLINFEAEAEKVDSDQILEEIVRCVALPKT; encoded by the coding sequence ATGACGTCAAGTGTGGAGCAACAGGTAAAAATTTTTCAAGATCGTTTCTCTCAAGTTGTTGATGAGGTCTCGAAGGTCATCGTTGGCAATGAAGATGTGATTTCAAACGTCATGACGTGTTTGTTGGTTCGTGGTCATGTGTTGCTCGAAGGTATTCCAGGAATTGGGAAGACAAAGATCGTACAAACGTTATCGGATGCAACTGATCTAGGCTTTTCTCGAATACAATTTACGCCCGACCTAATGCCTGGCGACATCATCGGTGCTAATGTCGTACGAGAAACTGATAGCGGTAAAAAATCGTTTGAATTTCAGAGAGGCCCTGTATTTACTAACATACTGCTTGCAGATGAAATCAACAGGGCAACACCCAAAACACAATCTGCCCTTTTGGAGGCGATGCAGGAGAATAGTGTCTCTGCAGGTGGGGCGACGCACAAACTTGATCAGCCGTTCTTTGTTCTGGCTACTCAAAACCCGATCGAGATGGAAGGTACCTATCCTTTGCCTGAGGCGCAGATGGATCGATTTTTGTTCAAGTTAAGGTTAGATTTTCCCAAGGCAGCAGATTTATTAACAATCGTTGAACGTACCACGCAACAAGATGAATTAACAGCATCGCACGTGCTTAGTAAAGCTGAGATTTTGGAAATGAGAGAAACAGCGCGAGCAGTTCCTGTTGCTGAGCCGGTTATGCGGTATGCAATAGCACTCGCCCTTGCGACACACCCTGAAAGTACTGAGGGGCACGATTTAGCCAAGCAATATGTTCGATTTGGTTCGAGTCCTCGTGGCGTGCAGTCATTAATCTTGGGTGCGAAGGTCAATGCGCTGCTCAATGATCGATTTTATGTGAGTATCGATGATGTCAAAGCGGTTGTGATGCCAGCGTTAAGGCATCGTGTTCTGATTAATTTTGAAGCTGAGGCGGAGAAAGTAGACTCTGACCAAATCCTTGAGGAAATTGTTCGTTGTGTTGCGTTACCTAAAACTTAA
- a CDS encoding SUMF1/EgtB/PvdO family nonheme iron enzyme has protein sequence MSFDRMIRLGMFFFKNCSLILCVSVVYCAIAADEPVAFSDCDACPMMVLIPQGSFELRVPPWGPGRPNDEGYFYPVTFAKGYAIGKYEITVLDWRLCVADSACPPLEMGGSDRDQIPVFNVTWSEANRFAKWLSKKTGFIYRLPSNAEWEYAARAGLGMNRHFDIPAKALCNFSNTYDQTAHQEYQSGSEFVPCSDGYHEFAPVGQFAPNAFGLHDVIGNMSEWTEDCVSPDWRGAPLDGTAWLKGDCSLRGFRGGSWLNNEPYYLVESSRFRYSGSRADDLGFRLVRDIE, from the coding sequence ATGAGCTTTGATCGCATGATACGATTGGGAATGTTTTTTTTTAAAAATTGCAGCCTGATTTTATGTGTGTCCGTGGTTTACTGCGCTATAGCCGCTGATGAGCCTGTTGCGTTTTCTGATTGTGATGCGTGCCCCATGATGGTACTGATACCACAAGGCTCTTTCGAGTTGCGAGTGCCTCCTTGGGGTCCGGGGCGTCCAAACGATGAAGGTTATTTTTATCCTGTGACTTTTGCCAAGGGTTACGCTATCGGCAAATACGAGATCACCGTTTTAGACTGGCGCCTGTGTGTTGCGGATAGCGCTTGCCCTCCTCTTGAAATGGGAGGATCAGATCGAGACCAAATACCCGTTTTTAATGTGACCTGGTCAGAGGCAAATCGATTTGCTAAGTGGTTATCCAAAAAAACAGGTTTTATATATAGACTTCCGTCAAACGCCGAATGGGAATATGCGGCTCGCGCGGGTTTAGGTATGAATCGACATTTTGATATTCCAGCCAAAGCGCTTTGTAATTTTTCAAATACGTATGATCAAACTGCCCATCAAGAGTACCAATCAGGGAGTGAATTTGTTCCCTGTTCGGATGGATATCATGAGTTCGCGCCCGTTGGTCAATTTGCCCCTAATGCATTCGGTCTACATGATGTCATTGGTAATATGTCGGAGTGGACCGAGGATTGCGTGAGCCCAGATTGGCGTGGGGCACCTCTAGATGGGACGGCTTGGCTCAAGGGAGACTGTTCTTTGAGGGGCTTTAGAGGGGGGTCTTGGCTAAATAATGAGCCGTATTATTTAGTCGAGTCGAGTCGATTTAGGTACTCGGGTTCTAGGGCTGATGATTTAGGGTTTCGTTTGGTCAGAGACATTGAATAA
- a CDS encoding VWA domain-containing protein, protein MLSIENPHALWLILVLPLVWWLAANTKTALGPRHLRLVSVMRGLAVVAVIMGLAQPILRYASQDVSVIYAVDVSRSVAADSIEKALNWIDAVEERHDPARSKLVIFGKNRAVVSSTQEARAITIADLGSDVPLDESGYIEQSGTNLQDAIDESLALLGSDSIKRVVLFSDGNQTTGSLLDLVQAAQRSDVRIFPMVAESAQVEDAWISNVKFPDRLRELEPTTALISVYSPEQTNIEISISSDGDPIATQAYPVDRGFNDVQMNIKFPNSGLIPLDISMNVDDDPYLANNRSRMSAWVEKKARVLYLEGILGASSYLSEALSEGGFEVIVQDRIPKYDELKSYDALILSDVLAEGISSNSMEDIKRYVKDYGGGLIFAGGENTFGDGGYSNSTIEDLLPANFQAQEKRKGMALVIAIDRSYSMKGSKIEYAKEAARASLDLLEEQHYFGVVAFDSQPYVPVPVELVKSKRKAEALISRIQASGQTNIYPALGIVYRLLKDLEVSKKHVILLSDGDTAPAEYERLIERMRDSNIVISTVTIGDGGNPGLMRQLSDWGGGRNYLALSAESIPQIFTEETKKVVGTSLVEEPILTVMKQEIGSLSGIDLQTAPPLKGHIAVKPKDTAETILVTQQGAPLLTRWQYGLGKTMFFTSDVKNRWSADWIQWEGYGKFWSQLTRGVLKQLGSTTVFFNGERQDDVAIFNLTLLTEGGNFRNGLVPELNLSVGQEVRVAKMSQIAPGQYQLVVPFKDQQPISATLLAKSDISDDIVDMAGSRSIFPSFPAEYRFTGPNLELLSAVASSTGGALDARADQVFAPSDDIAQKRFALWPILMILALFAYLVDIFVRRSPLVWERLSD, encoded by the coding sequence ATGTTGAGTATTGAAAATCCACATGCGCTCTGGTTGATTTTAGTCTTGCCATTGGTTTGGTGGTTGGCTGCAAACACAAAAACAGCTCTTGGACCTAGGCATCTCCGGCTGGTAAGTGTCATGCGTGGGTTGGCAGTTGTAGCCGTAATTATGGGCTTGGCACAGCCAATCTTGCGATATGCTAGCCAGGACGTATCCGTAATCTATGCGGTTGACGTGTCCAGAAGTGTTGCTGCGGATTCCATAGAAAAAGCACTTAATTGGATTGATGCGGTAGAAGAACGACATGATCCTGCTCGATCGAAGCTTGTGATCTTTGGGAAAAACCGCGCAGTCGTCTCTTCGACTCAGGAAGCAAGAGCTATAACCATTGCTGATCTTGGTTCAGATGTTCCGTTAGATGAATCCGGCTACATAGAGCAGTCAGGTACTAATCTTCAAGATGCCATTGATGAGTCGCTTGCTTTGCTCGGTTCTGATTCCATTAAGAGAGTCGTTTTGTTTTCTGATGGGAATCAAACAACTGGCTCCTTATTGGATTTGGTTCAAGCTGCTCAGAGGTCTGATGTGCGCATTTTCCCCATGGTGGCTGAGTCTGCCCAAGTGGAAGATGCCTGGATTAGCAACGTTAAATTTCCTGATCGACTCAGGGAGTTGGAACCCACGACCGCATTAATCAGTGTGTATAGCCCAGAGCAAACCAACATTGAGATCTCTATTTCATCTGATGGTGATCCAATTGCAACGCAAGCGTATCCGGTTGATCGAGGCTTCAATGATGTGCAGATGAATATTAAATTCCCTAATTCAGGATTGATACCTTTGGACATCTCGATGAATGTTGATGATGACCCCTATCTTGCGAATAATCGTTCTCGAATGAGTGCTTGGGTTGAGAAAAAGGCAAGAGTGCTGTACCTGGAAGGCATATTGGGCGCTTCATCGTATTTGAGCGAGGCCCTATCTGAGGGGGGGTTTGAGGTAATTGTTCAGGATCGTATTCCTAAATATGATGAGTTAAAGTCCTATGACGCGCTGATACTCTCTGATGTGTTGGCTGAAGGGATCTCCTCGAATTCTATGGAAGATATTAAACGGTATGTCAAAGACTACGGAGGGGGACTCATTTTCGCGGGAGGAGAAAACACATTTGGAGATGGAGGATATTCGAATTCCACTATTGAAGACTTGTTGCCCGCTAACTTTCAAGCTCAGGAAAAACGTAAAGGTATGGCTCTTGTCATTGCAATTGACCGTTCATACAGTATGAAAGGTAGTAAAATCGAGTATGCAAAAGAGGCTGCGCGGGCTTCTCTAGATTTGCTCGAAGAGCAGCATTACTTTGGTGTTGTTGCTTTTGATTCTCAGCCTTATGTGCCGGTTCCCGTGGAGCTGGTTAAGTCTAAACGTAAAGCGGAGGCACTCATCAGCCGCATTCAAGCGAGTGGGCAAACAAACATATATCCAGCGTTAGGTATTGTTTACCGGCTACTCAAAGATCTTGAGGTCTCTAAGAAGCATGTCATTCTTCTATCAGATGGTGATACTGCCCCAGCGGAGTATGAGCGCTTGATTGAAAGAATGAGGGATAGCAATATCGTGATCTCAACCGTTACCATTGGCGATGGTGGAAATCCAGGTTTGATGCGGCAATTGTCAGACTGGGGTGGGGGTCGGAATTACTTGGCGCTTTCTGCTGAATCGATTCCGCAGATTTTTACTGAGGAAACCAAGAAGGTTGTGGGCACCAGCCTTGTAGAAGAGCCAATTCTGACCGTGATGAAACAAGAGATTGGCTCTTTATCCGGCATAGATCTGCAAACTGCTCCTCCGCTAAAGGGTCATATTGCCGTTAAACCTAAGGATACTGCGGAGACAATCTTGGTGACTCAGCAGGGCGCTCCTTTATTGACGCGCTGGCAGTATGGTTTAGGGAAGACAATGTTTTTTACCTCGGATGTAAAGAATCGCTGGTCTGCTGATTGGATTCAATGGGAGGGCTACGGCAAATTTTGGTCACAACTCACGCGTGGCGTTCTCAAGCAATTAGGTTCGACGACCGTTTTTTTTAACGGTGAGCGACAAGACGACGTGGCTATTTTTAACTTAACGCTACTTACCGAGGGGGGTAATTTTAGGAACGGTCTTGTTCCTGAGTTGAACCTCAGTGTTGGGCAGGAGGTTCGGGTAGCTAAAATGTCACAAATCGCTCCGGGCCAATATCAATTAGTTGTGCCATTTAAGGATCAACAGCCGATTTCTGCCACATTGTTGGCGAAGAGTGATATCTCTGATGATATTGTGGACATGGCTGGGTCAAGATCTATTTTCCCCAGCTTCCCTGCCGAATATCGCTTCACAGGCCCTAATCTCGAATTATTATCAGCGGTTGCTTCGTCAACCGGCGGAGCGCTTGATGCGCGTGCTGATCAAGTCTTTGCGCCTAGCGATGACATTGCGCAGAAACGTTTCGCATTGTGGCCTATCTTAATGATTTTGGCGTTATTTGCATATCTGGTTGATATTTTTGTGCGGCGCTCCCCTCTTGTTTGGGAACGCCTATCTGACTAG
- a CDS encoding tetratricopeptide repeat protein, with protein sequence MFLSRGLLLSILVVASSAQANIADGQRAYEAENYVVAFSIFEKAANEGDPQGQFYLGECYFNGRGIPQDFALSVKWYTASAEQGFAQAQEHLGNLYLAGKFVDRDPELGVKWYSDAAKQGSVKAALIAGALYFDGKDVEKDLNKALSAYLVAATSGNVDAQEMVGYIYFSGILGEPSFPNALIWYEKAAKQGHARASAALGFMYERGEGLEKDAALAAKYLKQAADAGEQSAFKSLAWAYYEGNGIEKTPFEAFKWFSKAAEANDAESKFMLGYMLRDGLGTVRNIQDAVRWFEAAANEGYEAAHYELGELYFFGTDGLSIDFALALKWYRKPAESGNAYAQYLLGDIYDQGFLGDKDPKEAANWFLLAANQGEVRAQSRLAWMHFEGVGADKDLIAAYVWSNLAATALAGEERAKLDELRSYISTKLSPDDLKLAQERTRAWKAER encoded by the coding sequence ATGTTTCTTTCTCGTGGCTTATTACTTTCCATCCTCGTGGTTGCTTCTTCAGCTCAGGCTAACATAGCGGATGGCCAGCGTGCTTACGAAGCAGAAAATTACGTGGTCGCTTTCAGTATTTTCGAAAAAGCAGCCAATGAAGGGGACCCACAAGGACAATTTTATCTTGGTGAGTGCTACTTCAATGGGCGAGGGATACCGCAAGACTTCGCTTTATCAGTGAAGTGGTATACGGCCAGCGCAGAACAGGGATTCGCTCAGGCGCAGGAGCATTTAGGTAATTTGTATTTAGCAGGGAAATTTGTTGATCGTGATCCGGAGCTGGGTGTGAAGTGGTATAGCGACGCCGCTAAACAGGGTAGTGTAAAGGCAGCTTTAATTGCTGGTGCACTTTATTTTGATGGGAAGGATGTTGAGAAAGATCTAAATAAGGCCTTGAGCGCGTACCTTGTAGCCGCCACATCTGGGAATGTTGATGCTCAAGAGATGGTTGGCTACATTTACTTTTCTGGCATCTTGGGCGAACCAAGTTTTCCTAACGCACTGATTTGGTATGAGAAGGCAGCTAAACAAGGACATGCTCGGGCCAGTGCTGCGCTCGGTTTTATGTATGAGCGTGGTGAGGGTCTCGAAAAGGATGCGGCGCTTGCTGCGAAGTATCTCAAACAAGCTGCTGATGCCGGGGAACAATCTGCTTTCAAAAGTCTTGCTTGGGCTTATTACGAGGGCAATGGAATTGAAAAAACCCCTTTTGAGGCATTTAAGTGGTTTTCTAAGGCCGCTGAGGCCAATGATGCCGAATCAAAATTCATGTTGGGATACATGTTGCGGGATGGGTTAGGTACCGTGAGAAATATTCAAGATGCTGTGCGGTGGTTTGAGGCGGCGGCCAACGAGGGGTATGAGGCGGCTCATTATGAGTTGGGGGAGTTGTATTTTTTTGGTACAGATGGTCTTTCGATTGACTTCGCGCTTGCTTTAAAGTGGTATCGAAAGCCAGCTGAATCGGGTAACGCGTATGCACAATATCTCTTGGGGGATATATATGATCAGGGTTTTTTAGGCGATAAAGACCCTAAAGAGGCAGCCAATTGGTTTTTGTTGGCCGCAAATCAGGGTGAAGTGCGAGCGCAGAGCCGACTTGCGTGGATGCATTTCGAGGGTGTCGGTGCTGATAAGGACTTAATTGCGGCATATGTTTGGAGTAATTTAGCTGCTACCGCATTAGCTGGAGAAGAAAGAGCAAAGCTTGATGAATTGAGAAGCTATATTAGTACTAAGCTTTCCCCCGACGATCTGAAACTCGCGCAAGAAAGAACCAGAGCCTGGAAGGCTGAGCGTTAG
- a CDS encoding DUF58 domain-containing protein, whose protein sequence is MSTLLSKEFLRHLEGISLLLRRPVAGHLRGQHRSRRTGSGMIFADYRPYSSGDDIRNLDWATYMRLDRLVLRMFEEEADTPIYIFIDNSASMGGEASRKLKIAKKLAAVLAYAGLLNHDRVSLISFSDGVVKEMPGRRGKNHMWRAMHFLDSLKNEGQTNLANTFRRFFGTGRTRGLVFVISDFLLEQTLEDSFRPLIQYGHDVFAGHIIAPEEESPSLNGQVVLVDSETREALNAQVTETMLATYRMEFNKYRANTEQFFKHAGWSYVSLRTDVDFEASVLTALKKEGMFR, encoded by the coding sequence ATGTCAACTCTTCTAAGTAAGGAATTTCTGCGTCATTTAGAGGGTATTTCACTGCTGCTTCGTCGGCCGGTGGCGGGACATTTGCGTGGTCAGCACAGATCACGGCGAACTGGTTCTGGCATGATCTTTGCTGATTACAGGCCTTATTCTTCAGGTGATGATATTCGAAACCTCGATTGGGCTACGTATATGCGCTTAGACCGCTTGGTGCTTCGTATGTTTGAGGAAGAGGCTGACACTCCGATATACATATTTATTGATAACAGTGCATCAATGGGTGGCGAGGCTTCAAGAAAGCTGAAGATAGCCAAAAAACTTGCTGCAGTTTTGGCCTATGCGGGACTTTTAAATCATGATCGGGTGAGTTTAATTTCATTTTCTGATGGCGTGGTGAAAGAAATGCCAGGGCGGCGCGGCAAAAACCACATGTGGCGCGCAATGCATTTTCTAGATTCTTTAAAAAATGAAGGCCAAACAAATTTGGCGAATACGTTCCGTCGTTTTTTTGGGACTGGTCGCACCCGAGGTTTGGTATTTGTGATTTCAGATTTTTTGCTTGAGCAAACACTCGAAGATAGTTTTCGTCCACTTATCCAGTACGGGCATGATGTTTTTGCGGGTCATATTATTGCCCCAGAGGAAGAAAGCCCCAGTTTGAATGGGCAAGTTGTTTTGGTCGATTCAGAAACGCGCGAAGCGCTAAACGCTCAAGTGACCGAAACGATGTTGGCAACCTATCGAATGGAATTTAATAAGTACCGGGCGAATACAGAGCAGTTTTTCAAGCATGCAGGATGGAGCTATGTGTCTTTACGAACAGATGTTGATTTTGAAGCGTCTGTGCTCACAGCTTTAAAGAAGGAAGGCATGTTTCGATGA
- a CDS encoding VWA domain-containing protein, translating to MITFFASSPLFSFLLFGLIAAVILLYLLRPPLLNRVISSNLIWKRVIGSSRLISERWRWWLSLLLALFIAICLLSAALRPSVDGQADDRTLIILDNSPSMEALTQSGLSRYNVAKDSVMKLLASLSKDVQVMLVDTQRQITTPSFSSVSDALQILEQLEIGNSLEPLVPSQVATVDASKKFIYTDGVLIGGVPENFNLVSVFQSAPNVGITRLSFATVPGDAQRRQAFVEVVNAGSDSQLVEIELAQTQSRILRRRVDLGPHEKVTHIFDATKFDSGPVKAAVFSSADSFKADDTAFGYITEKKQVRVGLVANTQDSKLFTLLSLMPRVSVSQLTPAQYEALKPGERSFDAMVFDGIPSERKPTVPSIFFGVDSSNWLDISVTPIRSSQLSVEKNTVHPILRNISMSDLLVETAFVFGVSGGVDPLLEAEDGEILAIAVPGAIKNILFGFDLDKSNLTFLADFPILLSNSITWLVDEPPVLSANLGVVKLPGDVTKIYRIDGVDIPLWSADGKAYFHTQEAGLYTAFTPNGPLRVSVSQLDQRFSDINVSKLPSLESSQNIVNPRLRGYSFAFLAGVMTLILLMLDWYFYHRRITQ from the coding sequence ATGATAACTTTCTTTGCATCAAGTCCTTTGTTCTCGTTCTTATTATTTGGCCTAATCGCCGCGGTAATTCTGCTCTATCTTTTGCGGCCTCCATTACTCAATCGAGTGATATCGTCCAATCTGATTTGGAAGCGAGTCATTGGTTCTTCTCGTCTGATTAGTGAGCGGTGGCGGTGGTGGTTGTCGCTTTTGTTAGCTTTGTTTATTGCGATTTGTTTGCTGTCAGCTGCGTTGCGCCCTTCGGTTGATGGTCAGGCTGATGATAGAACATTGATCATCCTTGATAACTCCCCGTCGATGGAGGCTTTGACGCAGAGTGGACTCAGTCGCTACAATGTTGCCAAAGATTCTGTGATGAAACTTTTGGCGTCCCTATCAAAAGATGTTCAAGTCATGCTGGTTGATACGCAAAGGCAAATTACGACACCTTCTTTTAGTTCGGTTTCAGATGCTTTACAAATTCTTGAGCAACTTGAAATCGGTAATAGCCTTGAACCGCTTGTCCCATCTCAAGTGGCGACAGTCGATGCGTCGAAAAAATTCATATATACGGATGGGGTCTTAATCGGTGGGGTGCCTGAGAATTTCAATCTTGTCTCGGTCTTTCAGTCTGCTCCCAATGTTGGAATCACCCGATTATCTTTTGCCACTGTTCCTGGCGATGCACAAAGACGACAGGCATTTGTTGAGGTTGTGAATGCTGGGAGCGATTCGCAACTCGTTGAGATAGAGTTGGCTCAGACTCAGTCTCGAATTCTTAGGAGAAGGGTCGATTTAGGACCCCATGAAAAAGTAACCCACATATTTGATGCCACGAAGTTTGATAGCGGCCCTGTCAAGGCGGCTGTATTTTCTAGCGCGGACAGTTTTAAGGCTGATGATACGGCTTTTGGATACATCACGGAAAAGAAGCAGGTTCGGGTGGGGTTAGTTGCGAACACGCAGGATTCGAAGTTGTTCACCTTGCTCAGCTTAATGCCGCGTGTATCCGTGAGCCAACTAACGCCGGCTCAGTATGAGGCCCTTAAACCTGGGGAGAGAAGTTTCGACGCAATGGTGTTTGATGGAATTCCATCTGAGCGTAAACCCACTGTTCCGTCTATTTTCTTCGGTGTTGACTCGTCTAATTGGCTGGATATTTCGGTCACGCCAATTCGTAGTTCGCAACTTTCAGTCGAAAAAAATACTGTACACCCTATTCTTAGAAATATATCTATGTCGGATCTCTTAGTTGAGACCGCCTTCGTATTTGGCGTTAGTGGCGGTGTGGATCCCTTACTCGAAGCTGAGGATGGGGAGATTTTGGCAATTGCCGTTCCCGGCGCAATTAAAAACATTCTCTTTGGATTCGATCTCGATAAATCTAATCTTACTTTTCTTGCGGATTTTCCAATTCTTCTCTCGAATTCAATTACTTGGTTAGTTGATGAGCCTCCGGTTTTGAGTGCCAATCTGGGAGTTGTGAAGCTCCCGGGTGATGTGACAAAGATTTATCGTATCGATGGAGTCGATATACCTCTATGGTCTGCCGATGGGAAGGCGTATTTTCATACTCAGGAGGCGGGTTTGTACACGGCATTTACGCCTAACGGGCCTCTAAGAGTTTCGGTGAGTCAACTGGATCAGCGATTCAGCGACATTAACGTATCAAAGTTACCGAGTCTCGAGTCCTCTCAAAACATTGTTAATCCAAGATTGAGAGGGTATTCGTTCGCATTCCTGGCTGGCGTTATGACTCTTATTTTATTGATGCTGGATTGGTATTTTTACCACCGGCGTATTACCCAGTGA
- a CDS encoding sulfatase-like hydrolase/transferase: MIPNRLERFFLAALTCLSCISCIIHPGWANAGDKPHIIYIMTNDLGWRDLGFHGGRAPTPHLDALSASGTRLESFYTLPYSSSTRAALLTGRYPYRFGLQTNSILSWSTYGIPQSERLLPQALNLAGYRTTMVGSWLLGHAKREYLPTQRGFDYFYGSLTPTADHLKKINTIGLTDWFEGEKQITEFGYATDLISEKSAALIAAHDQTVPLFMMISFPAPGMPLQAPDRLVRNFNQIEDQAVQTYLAMVSQIDEGVGAILSALDKKGIRQDTVIVFHSDSGGSVKRKYLSGDGDTHQNVSDNGPLRSGSGSLYEGGVRVPAIISWPGKIKPIISTERVHVVDMYITLLEIAGAPTSNNSQVKPVDGISILPLLFKNQLLPNRALVLNVTELGGAILRDNWKLILVSTLPSQRELYDIERDPSEELNVVSKYPEIADELTDALVEASWEMVPSLYLKDLSNPRNHYTPMIWNENPQRP, translated from the coding sequence ATGATACCTAATCGACTAGAACGATTTTTTCTTGCGGCCTTGACATGTCTCAGTTGCATAAGTTGCATCATCCATCCTGGATGGGCTAATGCAGGAGATAAGCCTCATATCATTTACATCATGACGAATGACTTAGGATGGAGAGATCTGGGGTTTCATGGGGGACGTGCGCCAACACCGCACCTGGATGCGCTATCAGCCTCTGGCACTCGCCTCGAAAGTTTTTATACGCTACCTTATTCGTCATCGACTCGTGCAGCACTCTTGACTGGCCGCTATCCCTATCGATTTGGACTTCAAACCAACTCGATTTTATCTTGGAGTACCTATGGGATTCCTCAGAGCGAACGCCTACTTCCACAAGCGCTAAACCTAGCAGGTTATCGAACAACCATGGTTGGTTCTTGGTTACTGGGTCACGCAAAAAGGGAGTACCTTCCGACACAAAGAGGTTTTGATTATTTCTATGGTAGCCTCACGCCGACTGCGGACCACTTAAAAAAAATTAATACGATCGGTCTAACTGACTGGTTTGAGGGTGAAAAACAAATTACGGAGTTTGGATACGCAACCGACCTAATAAGTGAAAAATCTGCAGCCCTCATAGCTGCCCACGATCAGACCGTACCACTTTTTATGATGATTAGCTTTCCAGCGCCCGGGATGCCACTTCAAGCACCCGACCGCCTTGTGAGAAATTTCAACCAGATCGAGGATCAAGCGGTACAAACCTACCTAGCTATGGTTTCCCAAATTGATGAGGGTGTTGGCGCAATTCTCTCAGCGCTCGATAAAAAGGGGATACGTCAAGACACAGTTATTGTTTTTCATAGTGATAGTGGTGGCTCAGTCAAACGTAAATATTTATCCGGAGATGGTGATACTCATCAAAACGTGAGCGATAATGGTCCACTTCGCTCGGGAAGCGGATCACTTTATGAAGGTGGTGTGCGCGTTCCAGCAATAATCTCCTGGCCCGGAAAAATCAAACCAATAATTTCTACCGAGCGCGTCCACGTTGTTGACATGTATATCACTTTGCTTGAAATTGCGGGAGCTCCGACGAGCAATAATAGTCAAGTTAAACCAGTAGATGGCATCAGCATATTACCGCTACTTTTTAAAAACCAATTACTCCCAAATAGGGCTCTAGTACTGAACGTCACAGAACTGGGAGGCGCTATATTAAGAGACAACTGGAAACTTATTTTGGTTAGTACACTTCCCTCGCAAAGAGAACTCTACGATATTGAGAGGGACCCCTCAGAAGAATTGAATGTCGTGAGTAAATATCCAGAAATTGCTGATGAGCTCACGGATGCATTAGTGGAGGCTTCTTGGGAAATGGTACCTTCACTTTATTTGAAAGATCTGTCCAATCCTCGCAATCATTACACACCGATGATTTGGAACGAAAACCCACAACGGCCTTAA
- a CDS encoding alpha-hydroxy acid oxidase — MEGAVVIKGILSPEDARIAESIGADGVIVSNHGGRQLDGAISSISALAKIKASVSDDYPLILDGGIRRGSDVVKAIALGAKACMLGRPWLYGPASGGGRLALNTVLKY; from the coding sequence ATGGAGGGGGCCGTTGTAATTAAAGGCATTCTCTCACCTGAAGATGCGAGAATTGCGGAATCAATTGGGGCGGATGGCGTGATTGTATCCAACCACGGCGGCAGACAACTCGATGGGGCAATTTCATCGATTTCTGCCTTGGCAAAAATCAAAGCATCAGTAAGTGATGATTACCCCTTAATACTCGATGGCGGTATCCGTCGGGGCTCAGACGTAGTCAAAGCCATTGCTCTGGGGGCTAAGGCGTGCATGCTCGGTAGACCGTGGCTTTACGGACCCGCCTCAGGGGGGGGCAGGCTGGCGTTGAACACTGTATTAAAATATTAA